In the genome of Cryptomeria japonica chromosome 8, Sugi_1.0, whole genome shotgun sequence, one region contains:
- the LOC131857717 gene encoding uncharacterized protein LOC131857717 — MAAEEGQTKFDGEALQKAFLDMKSMVDVLFQERQERQKHEKGEVYCRIQGLLEDASRIQLATLRLGGTALTWWESRTQEELARHGRVRMSWMEFVAALKEQFYPLGHMQQLTMNWQTFRQAKGQSVQEYTHEFRKRAIALNVPLYTQDTLLKYIGGLHSYLRHTILMLNPSNLDQVCVQATHIESRGKNTFSESFAKKSSKKPPEGKSKDKGKGKKMATVKKEDAKTTCSHCKKEGHEDAKCWKLHPELRPKRYGGNKGPKKTTAVIQQDLGFDSGDETQIVATSIQGTMKGKTLSSDAIVSNASTSKAISFPNVDKQRNELFHIRVVTKHTKIDTLFDTSSQVNLIFEEVVKKLNLTTTPHPKPYPLGWVCNDSQLQVTKQCKLRFAITTNFTDEVEVDAVPLDICGLVLGSPYLFDRQAIFYRGENKYHLFKDGKEYIVRSHKVKTSLASVNAGQMKRLVNESKNFVLMLVKAKDDNKSEAFKGCKPEHKAELVKIVSTYDDLFQEPKGLPPKREIQHEIHLQQDMPLPNIGMYRLSVLQNEEIKKQVQELVEKGVIRPSTSPCGSPIVLVPKKDGSWRMCIDYRALNKITIKNRYPLPRIDDLLD; from the exons ATGGCAGCTGAAGAAGGCCAAACCAAGTTCGATGGGGAAGCCTTACAAAAGGCATTTCTTGATATGAAGTCGATGGTTGATGTTCTTTTCCAGGAAAGACAAGAACGACAGAAACATGAGAAAGGAG AGGTTTACTGTAGGATACAGGGCTTGTTAGAAGATGCCTCTAGGATACAGTTGGCTACTCTCCGTTTAGGAGGTACTGCTCTCACCTGGTGGGAGAGTAGGACCCAAGAGGAGCTTGCTCGTCATGGTAGAGTTAGGATGTCCTGGATGGAGTTTGTTGCTGCTCTTAAAGAGCAATTCTATCCTTTAGGACACATGCAACAACTAACTATGAATTGGCAAACCTTTAGGCAAGCAAAAGGCCAATCAGTGCAGGAGTACACCCACGAGTTTAGAAAACGGGCAATAGCATTGAATGTACCCTTGTATACCCAAGATACCCTGCTTAAATATATAGGTGGTTTACATTCCTACCTCCGACACACTATCCTCATGTTGAATCCTAGTAATCTGGATCAGGTATGTGTCCAAGCTACTCATATTGAGTCTAGGGGTAAGAACACTTTTAGTGAAAGCTTTGCTAAGAAATCATCCAAGAAACCACCAGAGGgaaaatcaaaggataaaggtaaagggaagaagATGGCTACAGTAAAGAAAGAGGATGCTAAGACTACATGCTCTCATTGTAAGAAAGAAGGGCATGAAGATGCTAAGTGCTGGAAATTGCATCCAGAGTTGAGGCCAAAGCGATACGGAGGTAACAAAGGTCCAAAGAAGACTACTGCGGTGATCCAACAAGATCTTGGATTTGATTCTGGAGATGAAACTCAGATAGTTGCTACTAGCATCCAAGGTACAATGAAAGGTAAAACTCTCTCATCAGATGCAATTGTTTCTAATGCAAGTACAAGTAAAGCAATTTCTTTTCCTAATGTGGATAAACAAAGGAATGAACTTTTTCACATCCGTGTGGTAACTAAACACACTAAGATTGATACTCTATTTGATACTAGTTCACAAGTCAACTTAATTTTTGAAGAGGTTGTGAAGAAATTAAATCTAACTACTACTCCTCATCCTAAGCCCTATCCACTAGGATGGGTATGTAATGATTCACAGTTGCAGGTGACAAAACAGTGCAAACTACGTTTTGCCATTACTACTAATTTTACTGATGAGGTAGAGGTAGATGCGGTACCTTTGGATATTTGTGGGCTTGTGTTAGGAAGTCCATATCTTTTTGATAGACAGGCAATCTTTTACAGGGGGGAGAATAAGTATCATTTGttcaaagatggtaaagagtacatAGTTAGATCGCATAAAGTCAAAACTAGTCTTGCATCAGTAAATGCTGGTCAAATGAAAAGATTAGTAAATGAAAGTAAAAACTTTGTTCTTATGCTTGTAAAAGCCAAGGATGATAATAAATCCGAGGCATTTAAGGGGTGTAAACCAGAACATAAGGCCGAGTTGGTCAAAATTGTATCTACATATGATGACCTTTTTCAGGAACCAAAGGGGTTGCCCCCCAAGAGAGAGATCCAGCATGAGATACATTTGCAGCAGGACATGCCTCTGCCTAATATCGGCATGTATCGCTTATCTGTTCTACAAAATGAAGAGATCAAGAAACAGGTTCAAGAGTTAGTCGAGAAAGGAGTAATTCGACCAAGCACTTCTCCATGTGGCTCGCCAATTGTCCTAGTGCCAAAGAAGGATGGGTCCTGGAGGATGTGTATTGACTATCGAGCCCTAAATAAGATCACGATAAAGAACAGGTATCCTCTTCCTCGTATTGATGATTTACTTGATTAG